A genomic segment from Halorubrum depositum encodes:
- a CDS encoding DUF373 family protein — protein MTTLVICIDRSGAIGRATNVPMPVAGWEAVRSLVTDAGLSDPEDASVNCLLESLRVARDLRDEREEAVVAVVSAESDTAVGADRSIAAQLDDLVDRYDPRAAVVVVDSAEDEQVLPIVESRMPVDSVDRVVVRQARDIESTYYLLKQFLADEQLRSTILVPFGVALLLLPALFYWFSPAEAVAGVAGLLGAALLYKGLAIDRFVAGMPERVREALYAGQVSIVTYVVAAGLALVGGFFGVLSASELASAPRIVEAMEFTHAAVPWFAVAGVTAAVGRLLDELIRDEGIRTPYLNLPFVIVAVSLVVRGFAGYFLAQESVIDPFEPIGVGVTPVQRLAGFIVAGIVVSLVGVKLASDVGTETLEDVIDADRETDGK, from the coding sequence GTGACGACGCTGGTCATCTGCATCGACCGCTCGGGGGCGATCGGGCGGGCCACCAACGTCCCGATGCCGGTCGCCGGCTGGGAGGCGGTCCGCTCGCTCGTCACCGACGCCGGGCTCAGCGACCCGGAGGACGCCAGCGTCAACTGTCTGCTCGAGTCGCTGCGGGTCGCCCGCGACCTCCGCGACGAGCGCGAGGAGGCGGTCGTCGCGGTCGTGTCGGCCGAGAGCGACACCGCCGTCGGCGCCGACCGCTCGATCGCCGCCCAGCTCGACGACCTCGTGGACCGGTACGACCCCCGCGCGGCGGTCGTCGTCGTCGACTCCGCGGAGGACGAGCAGGTGCTCCCGATCGTGGAGTCGCGGATGCCGGTCGACTCCGTCGACCGCGTCGTCGTCCGTCAGGCCCGCGACATCGAGTCAACGTACTACCTCCTGAAGCAGTTCCTCGCCGACGAGCAGCTCCGGTCGACGATCCTCGTCCCGTTCGGCGTCGCCCTCCTGCTGTTGCCGGCGCTGTTCTACTGGTTCTCTCCCGCCGAGGCGGTCGCGGGCGTCGCGGGGCTGCTCGGCGCGGCGCTCCTCTACAAGGGGCTCGCGATCGACCGGTTCGTCGCCGGGATGCCGGAGCGGGTCCGGGAGGCGCTGTACGCCGGGCAGGTGTCGATCGTCACGTACGTCGTCGCCGCCGGGCTCGCGCTCGTGGGCGGCTTCTTCGGCGTGCTGTCGGCCTCGGAGCTCGCGAGCGCCCCCCGGATCGTGGAGGCGATGGAGTTCACCCACGCCGCCGTCCCGTGGTTCGCGGTCGCGGGCGTCACCGCGGCCGTGGGGCGGCTCCTCGACGAGCTGATCCGCGACGAGGGGATCCGGACCCCCTACCTCAACCTCCCGTTCGTCATCGTCGCCGTCTCGCTCGTCGTCCGCGGGTTCGCGGGCTACTTCCTCGCGCAGGAGTCGGTGATCGACCCGTTCGAGCCGATCGGCGTCGGGGTGACCCCCGTCCAGCGGCTCGCGGGGTTCATCGTCGCGGGGATCGTCGTCTCGCTCGTCGGCGTCAAGCTCGCGAGCGACGTCGGGACGGAGACGCTGGAGGACGTCATCGACGCGGACCGAGAGACGGACGGGAAGTGA
- a CDS encoding transporter: MDIVNPVVWSLHVGFAVLWTGSVLFVTLAVLPPALRGDVDGDALGAIVGRLRWITRIAALAFLASGGHMAGTLYTFESLTGTGRGHLVLTMIALWFLITGLVEVASGKLTDGLDAGKLREPAREAKPFLYGAAGLSVALVVTAGLLATPGLI, from the coding sequence ATGGATATCGTCAACCCGGTCGTGTGGTCGCTCCACGTCGGCTTCGCGGTCCTCTGGACCGGCAGCGTGTTGTTCGTCACCCTCGCCGTGCTCCCGCCGGCGCTCCGCGGCGACGTGGACGGCGACGCCCTCGGGGCGATCGTCGGCCGACTCCGATGGATCACCCGGATCGCGGCCCTCGCCTTCCTCGCGTCCGGCGGCCACATGGCGGGGACGCTGTACACCTTCGAGTCGCTCACCGGGACCGGCCGCGGCCACCTCGTCCTGACGATGATCGCGCTCTGGTTCCTGATCACCGGGCTCGTCGAGGTCGCGAGCGGGAAGCTGACCGACGGGCTCGACGCCGGGAAGCTCCGCGAGCCCGCGCGCGAGGCGAAGCCGTTCCTCTACGGCGCCGCCGGGCTCTCCGTGGCGCTCGTCGTCACCGCCGGGCTGCTGGCGACCCCCGGACTCATCTAG
- a CDS encoding helix-hairpin-helix domain-containing protein → MALLQKIKEKLGFGTGRAERDETETEVTVESDPEQGSESEPEPASDAGEAAPDEGADGDEPVAAETEAAASTDSLVDEEGAAEDPSQAAEPAEAAGVADEEVDDEEVEVDDEEVEVDQPGTDVEELKGIGPAYAERLAEIGIGSVEDLAAADVDAVAEGASVGESRAATWIERANEF, encoded by the coding sequence ATGGCCCTACTGCAGAAAATCAAGGAGAAACTCGGGTTCGGGACCGGCCGCGCCGAACGCGACGAAACGGAGACGGAAGTGACCGTCGAGAGCGACCCCGAGCAGGGATCGGAGTCGGAGCCGGAACCGGCGAGCGACGCCGGTGAGGCGGCCCCGGACGAGGGAGCGGACGGCGACGAACCGGTCGCCGCGGAGACTGAGGCGGCCGCATCGACCGATTCGCTGGTCGACGAGGAGGGCGCCGCCGAGGATCCGTCCCAGGCGGCCGAGCCGGCGGAAGCGGCGGGGGTCGCAGACGAGGAGGTTGACGACGAGGAAGTCGAGGTCGACGACGAAGAGGTCGAGGTCGACCAGCCGGGCACCGACGTCGAGGAACTCAAGGGGATCGGCCCGGCGTACGCCGAGCGGCTGGCCGAGATCGGGATCGGGAGCGTCGAGGACCTCGCGGCCGCCGACGTCGACGCGGTCGCGGAGGGCGCCAGCGTCGGCGAGAGCCGCGCCGCGACGTGGATCGAACGGGCGAACGAGTTCTGA
- a CDS encoding shikimate dehydrogenase translates to MDVYGLIGNPVEHSLSPPLHEAGYEALGIDARYVTFEPEADAAAAAVAGAADLGVAGLNVTVPFKRDVLDAVDAAPLAERIGAVNTVDFGPLRDGDADRPRGHNTDAAGVQRAFARHDVELDGRAAVVVGAGGAGRAAAFALADAGANVHVANRTAERAVSLAEAVPRATGGGLDDLGERVAGADVLVNATSVGMEAPGETPVPAAHLHGDLAVLDAVYAPIETRLLREAADAGATTVDGAWMLLFQGVEAFEIWTDREAPVDAMNAALRAELE, encoded by the coding sequence ATGGACGTGTACGGACTGATCGGGAACCCGGTCGAGCACTCGCTGTCGCCGCCGCTCCACGAGGCCGGCTACGAGGCGCTCGGGATCGACGCGCGCTACGTCACCTTCGAGCCCGAGGCCGACGCGGCGGCCGCGGCGGTCGCGGGCGCCGCCGACCTCGGCGTCGCCGGGCTCAACGTCACGGTGCCGTTCAAGCGCGACGTCCTCGACGCGGTGGACGCCGCCCCCCTCGCCGAGCGCATCGGCGCGGTCAACACGGTCGACTTCGGGCCGCTGCGCGACGGCGACGCCGACCGCCCCCGCGGTCACAACACGGACGCGGCGGGCGTGCAGCGAGCGTTCGCGCGCCACGACGTGGAACTCGACGGCCGGGCGGCGGTCGTCGTCGGGGCCGGCGGTGCGGGACGGGCGGCGGCGTTCGCGCTGGCGGACGCGGGCGCGAACGTCCACGTGGCGAACCGCACCGCCGAGCGAGCCGTCTCGCTGGCCGAGGCGGTTCCCCGGGCGACCGGCGGCGGCCTCGACGACCTCGGCGAGCGCGTCGCCGGCGCGGACGTGCTGGTCAACGCGACCAGCGTCGGCATGGAGGCCCCCGGGGAGACGCCGGTGCCCGCGGCGCACCTCCACGGCGACCTAGCCGTCCTCGACGCGGTGTACGCGCCGATCGAGACGCGGCTCCTGCGGGAGGCCGCCGACGCGGGCGCGACGACGGTCGACGGGGCGTGGATGCTGCTGTTCCAAGGCGTCGAGGCGTTCGAGATCTGGACCGACCGGGAGGCGCCCGTCGACGCGATGAACGCGGCGCTGCGGGCCGAGTTGGAGTAG
- a CDS encoding anthranilate synthase component I family protein, giving the protein MQRSVHTDRDRFREVAAAAPAGTRVPVERRVAVDDPFAAYRRARDGPGGFCYETTGGQSGWGYFGVDPVERLTVSGEAVVAAGGDEDGASLGGASDGSDAGGRSPTGDYRRPSPTLAALQGLLDGERLARGDCDVPYPCGAFGWLSYDVARELESFPAPAPTGPGAVDDRDLPRLQVGVFDRVAAWECPVAGRDEGDGDDAETETSGADEAPPVTLRVTACPRVPAGLDDPAADRDALDALFDAGASRAGDLIDRIETGDPGVGPAPDPDASTATFESDVGREGYAEAVRRVKGYVRDGDTFQANVSQRLRAPAAVHPVEAYDALRTVNPAPYSGLIEFSREADEGGGGDVPSGVDLVSASPELLLERVPTDDSDRGARLVTEPIAGTRPRGATADDDDALEAELTDDAKERAEHAMLVDLERNDLGKVSRFGTVDVAEYRRVDRYSEVMHLVSVVEGEARPDVGVADAVAACFPGGTITGAPKPRTMEIIDELEATRRGPYTGSMLAAGFDGRATLNIVIRTLVRHAAAYHLRVGAGIVHDSEPDAEYEETLDKARALVTAIDEALAAGEMAVNEARAASDAEGPEASDD; this is encoded by the coding sequence ATGCAGCGATCGGTACACACCGACCGGGACCGCTTCCGCGAGGTCGCCGCCGCGGCGCCCGCGGGGACTCGGGTCCCGGTCGAGCGCCGGGTCGCCGTCGACGACCCCTTCGCGGCCTACCGCCGGGCCCGCGACGGCCCCGGCGGCTTCTGCTACGAGACCACCGGCGGGCAGTCCGGGTGGGGGTACTTCGGCGTCGACCCGGTCGAGCGGCTGACCGTCTCGGGCGAGGCGGTCGTCGCGGCGGGGGGCGACGAGGACGGCGCGTCGCTCGGCGGCGCATCCGACGGCTCGGACGCCGGCGGCCGGAGCCCGACCGGCGACTACCGCCGCCCGAGCCCAACGCTCGCGGCGCTCCAAGGGCTCCTCGACGGGGAGCGCCTCGCGCGCGGCGACTGCGACGTCCCCTACCCCTGCGGCGCGTTCGGCTGGCTCTCCTACGACGTCGCCCGCGAGCTGGAGTCGTTCCCGGCCCCCGCACCGACGGGTCCCGGCGCGGTCGACGACCGTGATCTCCCGCGACTCCAAGTCGGCGTCTTCGACCGGGTCGCGGCGTGGGAGTGTCCGGTCGCCGGGAGGGACGAAGGGGACGGCGACGACGCCGAGACCGAGACTTCGGGCGCGGACGAGGCACCACCCGTCACGCTCCGCGTGACCGCCTGTCCGCGCGTCCCCGCTGGCCTCGACGACCCGGCCGCCGACCGCGACGCCCTCGACGCGCTGTTCGACGCGGGGGCGTCGCGGGCGGGCGACCTGATCGACCGGATCGAGACCGGCGACCCCGGCGTCGGCCCGGCGCCCGATCCGGACGCGTCGACGGCGACCTTCGAGAGCGACGTGGGCCGCGAGGGGTACGCCGAGGCGGTCCGCCGGGTGAAGGGGTACGTCCGCGACGGCGACACCTTCCAGGCGAACGTCTCGCAGCGCCTCCGGGCGCCGGCCGCGGTCCACCCGGTGGAGGCGTACGACGCGCTCCGGACGGTGAACCCGGCGCCGTACTCCGGGCTGATCGAGTTCTCGCGGGAGGCGGACGAGGGCGGTGGCGGCGACGTCCCATCCGGGGTCGACCTCGTGAGCGCGAGCCCGGAGCTCCTCTTGGAGCGCGTCCCGACCGACGACTCCGACCGGGGCGCCCGACTCGTGACGGAGCCCATCGCCGGGACGCGGCCGCGGGGGGCGACGGCCGACGACGACGACGCACTCGAAGCGGAGCTGACCGACGACGCGAAGGAGCGCGCGGAGCACGCGATGCTCGTTGACTTGGAGCGCAACGACCTCGGGAAGGTCTCCCGGTTCGGCACGGTCGACGTCGCGGAGTACCGCCGCGTCGACCGGTACAGCGAGGTGATGCACCTCGTGAGCGTCGTCGAGGGCGAGGCGCGCCCGGACGTGGGGGTCGCCGACGCGGTCGCGGCCTGTTTCCCCGGCGGGACGATCACGGGCGCCCCGAAGCCGCGGACGATGGAGATCATCGACGAGCTGGAGGCGACGCGACGGGGGCCGTACACCGGCTCGATGCTCGCCGCCGGCTTCGACGGCCGCGCGACGCTGAACATCGTCATCCGGACGCTGGTCCGGCACGCCGCGGCGTACCACCTGCGCGTCGGCGCCGGGATCGTCCACGACTCCGAGCCCGACGCGGAGTACGAGGAGACGCTCGACAAGGCGCGAGCGCTCGTGACCGCCATCGACGAGGCGCTCGCGGCGGGCGAGATGGCGGTGAACGAAGCCCGAGCCGCGAGCGACGCGGAGGGACCGGAGGCGAGCGATGACTGA